TGCACCACCTCGGCATGGCCTGTTGTTCCTGAACATACCTGCTCATACGTTGGGTTCGGTGTCTTCCCCCCGGAATAGCCACTCACAATCGATTTGACGCCAGGAACCTTCTGAAAAACGGCCTCCACACACCAGAAGCAGCCGCCTCCCAAAACAATAGTTTCCACTTGGTTCGTATTCATAAGTTGACCCCGGGCCGGATGGTTTGCAGCCATCCCCAGAAAAAAGAAAAGCAGCAGGCAGCGGACGGCCCATGCGGTAAATGTATTCATTGGTTACGGCTAAGCGGTATCGTTGGTTCCATCTAAGCCGGTCATTTCTGTACCGGACGTTTCCAACTGCGACAGGTTTTCTTCTCGCAAGGGACTCGAGATTGCATGTTCCTGGTTCAGCCACTTGCCTAAATCCAGGAGCTTGCATCGGGACGAACAAAATGGCGCCGATTTTGCCTCGAGCCAGTTCCCAACACGCCTGCAATGGGGGCAGCGCACCTGCATTTTCAATTGCGATCGGTGGAAATGGCGGGATTCAACTCGCGCTGATTTGCCGCAATCGGGCTCGGTTTCGCCAGCAGGTCGAGATAGTCAACCATGATGCGTTGCGCTTCCTGCAGATACGCTGCGTTCCAGTCAAATGTCAGAAGCTTCTCTTCGTCGTCCTCGTCGTCTTTCGCAACGTGATCTCCGAGCGCCGCGCTCAGTTCCATCATTTCGTCCAGCTCAGCACTGGCAACGGTGTTTGTCTTTTGGAGCGGGGCAGGCAGGCCTGGAAGTTCGGCTTGCTTGAGTGTCAATTCGTAGACTTTCTCTTCGGATTCCTTGCGCGCCCGGAGTTCCTTGTCTCGCGCTTTCTGCCGCTGCTCAGCTTCTTCCTGCTCCTTGATCCGCTGCTGCTCGTTGAGAGAGATGGTCCGATCGGCCTGCGCCTTGCGGTATTCTTCAATATCCTCGCGGATGTAAACAAAATCCTGATTTGTGGAGATTCTATGCGTGAAGCGTTTAAGCAGTTCCGCCAGGTACGGTTGGACCGTATTGACTGGCGTGTATTTCGCACTGCTGATTTCGTCCCACGGCATCGGATTGTCGAGGGCCCGCTCTCCGATGTCTTTCGAGTAGTTGAAGCGCGATGGCAGCACGATGTCGGGATTGACACCTTCCAATTGCGTGGAGCCTCCGCTGGCGCGGTAAAACTTGCGGATGGTGAACTTTAATGCGCCAGGTTCAGGATCTGTTTCGCTAAGGCGCATGAGCGGCCGCAAGGACTGGACAGTCTGGACCGTGCCCTTGCCGTGAGTCGAGATGTCGCCCACGATCAGGGCTCGTCCATAATCCTGCAAAGCTCCCGCGACGATCTCGGATGCGGAAGCGCTGAAGCGGCTCGTGAAGACGATGAGTGGTCCGTCGTAGGCCACGGATGAGTCTGTGTCTTTGTCCACCTGAACTGTACCGTCCATGTCACGGACCTGCACGACGGGGCCTTCCTTGATGAACAATCCCGTCACCTTGATCGCTTCCTCCAGTGATCCTCCACCGTTGTAACGGAGATCCAGAATCACGCCTTTGACATTCTCCTGCTTGAACTTGGACAGGAGCTTGGCCACGTCGATGGACGTATATTTGCCCAGCACATCTTTTCGCGCAGCCGCGGAGCCATCCAGCATGGGTGCATAGAACGAAGGAAGGGTGATGACGCCGAGCCGGGTAACGCCCTTGCCATTTGGCATGTCGATGATCCGTCCCTTGGCTGCCTGGTCTTCCAGCGGGATTTCGTCGCGGATCAGGGTGATTTCCGTGCGCTCGGACTTCTTGCCTGCGGGCGCAAGTGTGAGCCGGACCAGGGTGCCCTTCGGCCCGCGAATCATCTGGACGATTTTCGTAAGGTCCATATCGACGACATCCACGGGCGCTGCGTTGCTTTGTGCGACGGCGACGATGAGATCTTCCGCATTGATTTTCTTGCTCTTCATGGCGGGGCCGCCAGGGAGCAGTTTGGCGACCTTGCAGTATCCGTCTTCCGCGCGGAGTTCTGCTCCAATGCCAAAGAGTTGCAGGTTCATGCTGATCTTGAACTGTTCGAGCTGTGTGCGGTTGAAATAGTCCGAATGCGGATCGTAAACACGGCTGAGCGCCGTCAGGTAAATGCCAAGGATGTCATTCTTGTCCCAGTCGGCGAACCGCTTCAGGGCGCGCGTGTTGCGATGGCTGAGGGTATCGACAATCTTGTCGTGCAGCGGGACTTCAGGCTCGGCGTCTGGCTTTGATTCTCCCTTGTCGGCTTTGGCCTTCTTATCCTGCAGGGTCAATTTCTCCTGCAAGTATTCAAATCGCAGCCGTTGGCGCCACAGTTCACGAGCTTCGTTGAGATCCGCGGGATACGGTGATTCGCGCCGGTCGACGGCGATGCGCTCGTCTGTGTTGAACTCGAACTTTTCCTTCTTGAGCAGTTCGTCGACGTATTCGACCCGCTCACGCAGCCGCTCAATGTAGCGTCCGAATACTTCAAAGCCGGGGCTGACATCGCCCGTGCCACTGCGGGTGACCAGCATGTTGTCCAGATTCGTCCGATAACGATCGAAGCCGTTCAGATCGGACTGGAGGAAATGCATGTGTTGCGGGTCCAATGCTTCAAGATAGCTGTCCAGGAACTGACTGGAGATGCGATCGTCGAACGGCTGATGGGAGTAGTGATATTTCTGGAGGAGGTAAGCGGTCCAGAAGGCAATCTGGCCATCCTCCGCCTCGGCGCGCGGGAGCCGCCAGCTGTTTGTGGTCGGCGCGACGGTGTCCGGAGTGTCGGCGGCAACGGAGAAGCACAGTCCGGTCGCACCGACGAATGCGAGCAGCCAAATGCGTGCTCGGAAAAGTGTGGGATGGATCATTTTTGTAAAAAGTCGCAAAACCATAGCATAGCTTGGACGGAATGCAGCAAGAAGTGTTCAGAGTTTCCGCCCGCCACGGGCGATCAATTTGCGGGAAAGTGGCGGGAGTGGCGGGGCTCGAACCCGTAACCTCTGCCGTGACAGGGCAGCGCTCTAACCAATTGAGCTACACCCCCGCAAGGGGAGCGCGAACTTAGGGAAATCCTCGTTCGTCGTCAAGCGCGCTGCCGGAAATTTCTGTGAAAACTTCTTCGAGAACATGCTTGGAAATATTCGGGCAGCAGACGCCAAGGAGGTGGGGGTGGGGAACCCCGCTGAAGAAACGTACTGCTACCCGAACAACCCAAGTGTATGAACGGAGATTGGTTTGTCAACTGGCCCCCAGCTCTAAATTGTTGCTCTGCACGAGTTTCATGCGAAGACACGCGTTCGTTTTTGCCTGTATTCCGGCGGTTCCCGCGACTCGACTTCAAAGGCGATTTTTCATCAAATGGATTCGATGTCGCGCAATACTGAGAAGTTGATCCGGCCTTTGGTTCGCCAACTGCATCCCTACATACCAGGTGAGCAACCAGCAATCCGGAACCTGATCAAGCTGAACACAAACGAGAACCCGTACCCGCCGTCACCACGGGTGCTCCGTGCCGTCCAACAAGCGGTCGATTCGCGGCTTCGTCTGTATCCAAATCCCGCCGCGGATCCCCTGCGGCAGCGTCTTGCGAAAATGCATGGCTGCGCTCCTGAAAACATCCTGGTCGGAAACGGCTCGGACGAAGTCCTGGCGCTGGCAGTTCGTGCTTTTGTCGAACCCGTGCCGAAAACCTCTCGCACGCGGCAGACCGTCGCGGCACCGCGTTCGACCGTGCAGTATTTTCACCCAAGCTACTCCCTTTATTCCGTCTTGGCTGACACGCACGGGGGCTTTCGAAACCCGGTTCCGCTTGCGACGGATTTTTCTTTGCCTTCACTCCACGAACTTCGGAGAAACGCAGTGTGGCAGTTCAACGCTGCCTTGACGCTCATCACGACCCCGCACGCGCCGAGTGGACGCGGCTATTCCACCAGTGAGCTGGAACGGCTTTGCCGTGCTCAAAAAGGCGTGACGCTTCTTGATGAAGCGTATGTCGACTTTGCTAATGAACACGCGATGGACCTTGCGTTATCGCTCCCGCACGTTCTTGTGGCCCGCACCTTTTCGAAAGCGTATTCGCTCTGTTTCCAGCGCGTGGGCTATGTTGTGGGAAATCCGGTTCTGATTTCAGCGCTGCACAAGATTCGCGACAGCTACAACGTGAACGGCCTCGGGCAGGTTGCCGCGGTGGCGACACTGGACGACCTGGCCTACTACCAAAGCAACTTCAAACGAATTCGCGGAACCCGCGAGCAACTGGGCGCGGAATTGACGAAACTCGGCTTTGAGGTTTTGCCAAGCCAAACCAATTTCATTCTCGCGCGGCCTCCCCGATTCCCGGCGGAGCAATGGCTATCGAGTTTGCGGGAGCGAAAGGTCCTTGTGCGCTGGTTCAGGCAGCCTGAGGTCAGCTCATTCCTGCGGATCACCATTGGAACACCTGCTGAAGCGGAAGCTTTGATCAAGGCGGCGCGACGCATTCTCAAGACCCAGTGATCGGGGAACTGGGGCATTTGCGCAATCCTTCCGCTCTCGCATCTGCACATTTCGGTCGGCGTGATTTTCAAAAACTCGCTTGACCTTTCTTTTCTGCGGGCGGACGATGCCCGCGTTCGAGGCGGCTGATTCCAAACGCAAGGTATCCTCCGGGGCGCGTTGTTGTTTTCGGCCAAGGAAGCTTCGAGCATTCAACAAAAACGTTGGTGAACTATGGAAATAAGGGAGTACACCTATGAAACTGCTACCTCGTCGGCACGTCATGTCAGCTTTCGGCGCTGTCATGTTTTCTTCAATCACATCCATCACAGCTCAAACCTGGATTTCTGATGCCAGCGGGAACTGGGACGATCCTGTCAATTGGTCCGGGAGCGTTGTTCCTGATGACGGGAACGCCGTTGCTGACTTCAGCACACTTGATATTGGAGCCACAAGAACCGTGACGCTCGGCTCCTCGCGCAAGGTTGGAACATTAAGGTTCGGCGACCTTGCGGGAACTTCGGGATGGACCATCACGACCAACGCGTCCGGTGACTCATCATTGACACTTGGTCAGGGCGGTACCGTGCCCACGGTCGAAGTCATCAATAACACCGCGGCGATTCGAGTTCCGTTGGAGGGGGCGCACGGGTGGGTGAAAGCCGGCCCAGGTTCGTTCGTCTTGCAGGGCGCGGCGAATGGTTATACTGGAGAAACTCGGGTATTGGACGGTACGCTCGCCTTGAACAAAGCATCGGGTGTCACCTCAATCCCCGGTGATCTCGTAATCGCCGAGGCGGGAACAGTGCTGATTTCGGGAGGGTCGAATCAAATTTCGGATTCCGCGCTCGTCACAATCAAGACGGGCGGGACGTTGAATTTGAACAATCGTCCGGAAGTGATTGGCCAGCTCGTGCTTGATGGAGGCGTGATCACGAATAACACAGGATCGCCTGCGTTGGTTTCGCAGGATGGATTCGATCTTCGGAGTGGCGCCGTGCATTCGGTGCTCGGAGGCGCCGGAAAGATGTTAACGAAGAGCACCGCGGGAACTGTGGTTTTGACGGCAGCGAATACGTTTTCCGGCGGAACTCTCATTCTGGACGGAACGCTGCAGGTGGGCAATGGCGGCACGGGCGGAAGTGCCGGACCAAGTGGAAGCATCATCACCAATTATGGCCGGCTTGTATTCAATCGCGGAGCCGGAAGCGCTTTGACAGTTTCGAGCGTCATTTCCGGTCCGGGAGTCGTGGTCAAGACCGGGCCCGGAACGATAGCGATGACAGCGGCCAATAGTTATACTGGCGCCACGATCGTCAGTAACGGGGTGCTGAACATCAGCAGTTCATCAACCCTTGGCTTCGGTCCGATCGAGCTCGCGGGCGGCACTTTGAACACCACAGCGAACCGATCCGTGAACACTGCGCCACTTGGCAACCCCATTGTTGTCTCGGGTGACAGTGCGATCACGACCACCAGCCCGTCTGGAACTGTGGATCTGAACTTCACCAACAGCTCGTTCTCAGGCACCGGGGGCACGCTCACGTTTCGAAACGACGGCGCGAATGACCCCACGGATCTTTTCGACCCGCGGCTGTCTGGCGGCAGCTTCGTGTTTGATCGTCCCATTGTGATCGACAACGGCGCTATTGGATTGACGCGGCTCAATGCCTTCAATGCCTTGGGAACGACGCAGACGTTCAACGGACCCATTGCTGGCACTGGCAGTTTTCGGAAATCGATCAGCGCCGGCGCGGCAGGAGTCACGATCCTGAACGGGCAAAACTCTTACAGTGGCACCACTACCGTTACCGCAGGGGAACTGCAGATCAATGGAACCCTCGGGACGAACTCTCTGATTGTCAGCGGGTCCGGAACCTTGAGTGGAAGCGGAGTGCTTGGCGGAGCAGTCACTGTGCAAGCGGGCGCAACGTTGTCGCCCGGCAATGGCGCCGGCACCCTGACGATCAGCAACAACGTCACCCTTGCCGACGGAAGCAAGACTGTCATGGACGTTGGTGCCGCAGGGTTGTCAGACCAGGTTGCCGGCATCAGCGAATTGACCTGCGGCGGAACGCTGGAACTGAATGTCAGCGGGAATCTTTCCGCAGGCAAAACGTTCCAGCTGTTCAAGGCAGCCAGTTATTCCGGCAGCTTCAGCAGCATCCACCCGCCCGAACCCGCCTCGGGTCTCGTATGGAACACCAACAGGCTGGCGGTGGACGGAGTCCTTTCCGTTGAATCCACGAACCTTGTCGTTCAACCGGCAATCTCACAGTGCGTCCGTCTGCCCGATCGCAGTGTGCGTTTCTCATTCAATGGAAGTATCGGTCTTCCTTATCGCGTGTGGGCTTGCACGAACCTCGCGTTGAACCTTGATACAGGATCATGGATCTTATTAACGAATGGCAGCTTCAACCAAACGATCGAATCGTTTGCCGACCCCGACGCAGCCCAGTTTAAGCAGAGGTTCTATCGCGTATCGGTTCCATGACGGAGCCGATGGTCCAGCGCGGTTCGCAAGAGGTTCCCGTTCTCGATCGGCCGAATAAAAAAACCCCTTCCTGCATACGCGGGAAGGGGTTGTTGTTTCAACAGGCGTTTAAGGCGTGCTCGACACCCGGAAGAACATCTGTGCGTTCGACCGTGTGGGAGTGACATAACTTACGGATTGCCCCGTGCCGGGGATGGGAGATCCGATGTTTTGCCATCCGCCACTCAGCGAAGAGACACCCTGAATCTGGTAATTCTTGCCAGCGACCGTGTCGAAGACCACTTCCGCGGCGGTGTAGATCTTCACATTGCTGCTGCCCGGGTTTTCGGAGTTGACCAGCGTATTGGCATTCATCCAGACAACGCCGTCAGGCAATACCACGCCCGACGTATTCGGGTTCAAGCCGAGCGCAAACTTCAGCCAGTTCGGAATCCCGTCTCCCGAGGGTGTGGCATTCGGGGCTGCGTTCGGGTGCGTCGCAGATCCGAAATACGCGGTCTGCCATGTATCGGCCAGGCCGTCGTTGTTGGCGTCTCCGCTGAGATCCGCAATCGACGCCTTAAGAAGCCCGACCGCATAGGCCGTGTTGTGAATTCCGAAGCTGCCGTCTTCCTGCACGAACTTGTAATTGTATCCGGCGCGCAGCTGCTGTTTGGTCCAGCTCGCCGTGATGTTGATCGAAGTTTTCGGAGTGCCGACTGGCGGCAGGAGCATTCCGAGTTTCGCCAGCATGCCCTGCACTTCGGTTTGAACGCCTTCAACGAGTCCGTCGCCATCATAATCCTGGCGGCGCAAGTCGAAGCTTTCGATTTCGCCATGGCACTGTTTGCAGGCGCCTACGACTTCGACGTCGTCCGCAGTCGTGTTCGTCGTCCCGCCGTCCCACGCGAGCCGGAAGGTGTGTCCGCCGGCGTGTGTAAATGCCGGACCCGAGGTGATCGGCTGCATATGGCAGGTGACGCAAGTTCCTTCGACAGAATCACGATGGGCGGAACTTGGAATGTCCTTGCCGTAGGTGACCGCGTTGACACCCATCAACATGTCGGTTTGGAGTGAATGATGAGGGCCGAAGTTGGCGCTTCCCGCCGTGACTTCGACGTAGTTGGTTGCATCGCGGCGGCTCATGTGACAGTTCATGCAAACCATGCCCGCCCCCGCGTCGCTAATCACAGTCTTGTTATCCATCAACGCAATCGGACCCACATTGCGGAGTTGGTGCGGCTTGCTGGCGTCGTGCGGATCATGGCAGGCGGCGCAACTGATCGCCTCGTATTCGGTTCCGATGGGCTGCATTCCAGCCGTGTAACGAGCAAAGCCTTCCGCAGTATGGCAGCGAACGCAGCCGGATCCGGTTTGGCGGGGCGAGATCGCGTGGCCGGAGCTGTTCCACTCCTGCACTTTCCAATGCTTTGAAAGGCTGTCGTGGCATTGCGCGCAATCGCCAGCGCTGAAGCTTGTGGAAATATAATTAACGTTGCCCAATTTCATCGCGTGCTCGCTGCCTGGACCGTGGCAGCTTTCACACTGAATATTGGCTGCGCCCTTGAGCGAGTTGTGCATGGCGGCCCAATTGCCATTCGTCAGTGATGTCGGAAACTGCCAGTTCACGGACGCCGCAATGTCATCGAATCCGCCATTCACCGCGTTGGTGTGAGCGTCATAGCCGGTTACGTGGCACGAAACGCAGTTCTTGTTGAAGGTCGGGGCGCCGATGCCATCGATCTTGCG
The nucleotide sequence above comes from Verrucomicrobiia bacterium. Encoded proteins:
- the yacG gene encoding DNA gyrase inhibitor YacG — its product is MQVRCPHCRRVGNWLEAKSAPFCSSRCKLLDLGKWLNQEHAISSPLREENLSQLETSGTEMTGLDGTNDTA
- a CDS encoding carboxy terminal-processing peptidase, which codes for MIHPTLFRARIWLLAFVGATGLCFSVAADTPDTVAPTTNSWRLPRAEAEDGQIAFWTAYLLQKYHYSHQPFDDRISSQFLDSYLEALDPQHMHFLQSDLNGFDRYRTNLDNMLVTRSGTGDVSPGFEVFGRYIERLRERVEYVDELLKKEKFEFNTDERIAVDRRESPYPADLNEARELWRQRLRFEYLQEKLTLQDKKAKADKGESKPDAEPEVPLHDKIVDTLSHRNTRALKRFADWDKNDILGIYLTALSRVYDPHSDYFNRTQLEQFKISMNLQLFGIGAELRAEDGYCKVAKLLPGGPAMKSKKINAEDLIVAVAQSNAAPVDVVDMDLTKIVQMIRGPKGTLVRLTLAPAGKKSERTEITLIRDEIPLEDQAAKGRIIDMPNGKGVTRLGVITLPSFYAPMLDGSAAARKDVLGKYTSIDVAKLLSKFKQENVKGVILDLRYNGGGSLEEAIKVTGLFIKEGPVVQVRDMDGTVQVDKDTDSSVAYDGPLIVFTSRFSASASEIVAGALQDYGRALIVGDISTHGKGTVQTVQSLRPLMRLSETDPEPGALKFTIRKFYRASGGSTQLEGVNPDIVLPSRFNYSKDIGERALDNPMPWDEISSAKYTPVNTVQPYLAELLKRFTHRISTNQDFVYIREDIEEYRKAQADRTISLNEQQRIKEQEEAEQRQKARDKELRARKESEEKVYELTLKQAELPGLPAPLQKTNTVASAELDEMMELSAALGDHVAKDDEDDEEKLLTFDWNAAYLQEAQRIMVDYLDLLAKPSPIAANQRELNPAISTDRN
- the hisC gene encoding histidinol-phosphate transaminase, with protein sequence MSRNTEKLIRPLVRQLHPYIPGEQPAIRNLIKLNTNENPYPPSPRVLRAVQQAVDSRLRLYPNPAADPLRQRLAKMHGCAPENILVGNGSDEVLALAVRAFVEPVPKTSRTRQTVAAPRSTVQYFHPSYSLYSVLADTHGGFRNPVPLATDFSLPSLHELRRNAVWQFNAALTLITTPHAPSGRGYSTSELERLCRAQKGVTLLDEAYVDFANEHAMDLALSLPHVLVARTFSKAYSLCFQRVGYVVGNPVLISALHKIRDSYNVNGLGQVAAVATLDDLAYYQSNFKRIRGTREQLGAELTKLGFEVLPSQTNFILARPPRFPAEQWLSSLRERKVLVRWFRQPEVSSFLRITIGTPAEAEALIKAARRILKTQ
- a CDS encoding autotransporter-associated beta strand repeat-containing protein, producing MKLLPRRHVMSAFGAVMFSSITSITAQTWISDASGNWDDPVNWSGSVVPDDGNAVADFSTLDIGATRTVTLGSSRKVGTLRFGDLAGTSGWTITTNASGDSSLTLGQGGTVPTVEVINNTAAIRVPLEGAHGWVKAGPGSFVLQGAANGYTGETRVLDGTLALNKASGVTSIPGDLVIAEAGTVLISGGSNQISDSALVTIKTGGTLNLNNRPEVIGQLVLDGGVITNNTGSPALVSQDGFDLRSGAVHSVLGGAGKMLTKSTAGTVVLTAANTFSGGTLILDGTLQVGNGGTGGSAGPSGSIITNYGRLVFNRGAGSALTVSSVISGPGVVVKTGPGTIAMTAANSYTGATIVSNGVLNISSSSTLGFGPIELAGGTLNTTANRSVNTAPLGNPIVVSGDSAITTTSPSGTVDLNFTNSSFSGTGGTLTFRNDGANDPTDLFDPRLSGGSFVFDRPIVIDNGAIGLTRLNAFNALGTTQTFNGPIAGTGSFRKSISAGAAGVTILNGQNSYSGTTTVTAGELQINGTLGTNSLIVSGSGTLSGSGVLGGAVTVQAGATLSPGNGAGTLTISNNVTLADGSKTVMDVGAAGLSDQVAGISELTCGGTLELNVSGNLSAGKTFQLFKAASYSGSFSSIHPPEPASGLVWNTNRLAVDGVLSVESTNLVVQPAISQCVRLPDRSVRFSFNGSIGLPYRVWACTNLALNLDTGSWILLTNGSFNQTIESFADPDAAQFKQRFYRVSVP
- a CDS encoding multiheme c-type cytochrome translates to MKPKTWTKPAYALLAACALFAPGGGNAIAATAPAAGLNGQLQLRPLTPQEIKDHALTGRQTASGLNTIGIGQPAYLDAVVNSSVAPASITSVTWNLSNKPIGSAAAITSSPLSTNVPVYKPADRLVLRVAGRAVLVPDVVGQYTVVATINTTTGTTNVSQTITAATFLGAQTCALCHSGGVVASNTFTTWQQTPHATAFTRKIDGIGAPTFNKNCVSCHVTGYDAHTNAVNGGFDDIAASVNWQFPTSLTNGNWAAMHNSLKGAANIQCESCHGPGSEHAMKLGNVNYISTSFSAGDCAQCHDSLSKHWKVQEWNSSGHAISPRQTGSGCVRCHTAEGFARYTAGMQPIGTEYEAISCAACHDPHDASKPHQLRNVGPIALMDNKTVISDAGAGMVCMNCHMSRRDATNYVEVTAGSANFGPHHSLQTDMLMGVNAVTYGKDIPSSAHRDSVEGTCVTCHMQPITSGPAFTHAGGHTFRLAWDGGTTNTTADDVEVVGACKQCHGEIESFDLRRQDYDGDGLVEGVQTEVQGMLAKLGMLLPPVGTPKTSINITASWTKQQLRAGYNYKFVQEDGSFGIHNTAYAVGLLKASIADLSGDANNDGLADTWQTAYFGSATHPNAAPNATPSGDGIPNWLKFALGLNPNTSGVVLPDGVVWMNANTLVNSENPGSSNVKIYTAAEVVFDTVAGKNYQIQGVSSLSGGWQNIGSPIPGTGQSVSYVTPTRSNAQMFFRVSSTP